The Plodia interpunctella isolate USDA-ARS_2022_Savannah chromosome 11, ilPloInte3.2, whole genome shotgun sequence genome includes a window with the following:
- the r-l gene encoding uridine 5'-monophosphate synthase, whose protein sequence is MYPEFEDLALKLFHVDAVKFGEFMTKSGIKTPVYFDLRVIVSYPDVMELISNLLHNFAMKGLEYDHLCGVPYTALPIATLLSVQTKTPMLMRRKEAKSYGTKKMIEGHYSAGQKCLIIEDVVTSGSSVMETVKDLRKEGLKVNDAIIILDREQGGSQNLANNNVQIKSLFTMSTLIEILVRKGKISENIAFKVKQYLNDTKAPSSDNKKSNNRMLLTFEKRSELSSNPLSKQLFNIMATKKTNLCLSVDLTSSTSILNLLEKVGEHICLVKTHVDIIEDFNPDFVAQLKQLADRFNFLILEDRKFADIGNTVSLQYQKGMFKIADWADCVTSHSLPGEGVLKALSSSCNGVAKGVFLLAEMSSEGNLITPEYREASVNMAAKYPNLVMGFVCQNKDTFNNPGLIQLTPGVQLESSKDDMGQIYNTPEKVILENGADVIVVGRGIVASKSPESQALIYKEALWKCYTKRVSGKLE, encoded by the exons atgtATCCCGAATTTGAAGACTTAGCCCTCAAACTTTTCCACGTAGATGCTGTTAAATTTGGTGAATTTATGACTAAAAGTGGAATAAAAACACCAgtgtattttgatttaagGGTTATAGTGAGTTACCCTGATGTGATG GAGTTAATATCAAATTTGCTCCATAATTTCGCTATGAAAGGTCTTGAATATGATCATCTTTGCGGTGTACCATACACTGCATTGCCCATAGCCACATTACTTAGTGTTCAAACTAAAACACCTATGCTAATGAGACGCAAAGAAGCTAAATCATATGGAACGAAAAAAATGATAGAAGGTCATTATAGTGCAGGCCAAAAATGTCTAATAATTGAAGATGTTGTTACTTCAGGATCTAGTGTTATGGAAACTGTAAAAGATTTACGTAAAGAAGGCCTAAAAGTGAATGACGCTATTATTATACTGGATAGAGAACAAGGTGGTAGTCAAAATTTAGCAAACAATAATGTACAAATCAAATCACTATTTACTATGTCAACTTTAATTGAGATTTTGGTGAGGAAGGGGAAAATTTCGGAAAACATAGCTTTCAAAGTGAAACAGTATCTCAATGATACAAAAGCTCCATCTTCAG acaataaaaaatccaaCAATAGAATGCTACTGACATTTGAAAAACGATCTGAATTATCCTCAAATCCTTTATCAAAGCAACTGTTCAATATCATGGCCACGAAGAAAACCAATCTTTGCTTATCTGTTGATTTGACATCATCCACCAGCATACTGAATCTTCTAGAAAAAGTTGGTGAGCACATCTGTTTAGTGAAGACTCATGTGGACATAATTGAAGATTTCAATCCCGATTTTGTTGCACAACTGAAACAGTTAGCTGACagatttaactttttgattttGGAGGACAGAAAGTTTGCTGACATTGGAAATACTGTGTCACTGCAATATCAGAAAGGGATGTTTAAAATAGCAGATTGGGCTGATTGTGTGACGTCTCACTCCTTACCTGGTGAAGGTGTACTGAAAGCTCTGAGTTCATCATGTAATGGTGTAGCAAAAGGAGTTTTTCTGCTTGCTGAAATGAGTAgtgag ggCAATCTTATAACTCCAGAATACAGAGAAGCCAGTGTGAATATGGCGGCCAAGTATCCCAATCTGGTTATGGGATTTGTTTGTCAAAATAAGGACACTTTCAACAATCCCGGTCTCATTCAATTGACGCCTGGAGTACAACTTGAAAGTTCTAAAGATGACATGGGACAGATTTATAATACTCCGGAAAAAGTTATTTTGGAAAATGGTGCTGATGTTATAGTTGTAGGACGAGGCATTGTTGCCTCCAAGAGCCCTGAATCTCAAGCTCTGATTTATAAAGAGGCCTTGTGGAAATGTTACACGAAACGTGTTTCTGGAAAATTAGAGTAA